In Aerosakkonema funiforme FACHB-1375, a genomic segment contains:
- a CDS encoding tetratricopeptide repeat protein, protein MLGQIWQNIGNKLFRKLLRWFRCWFGSGFGSGGKAPKLQAAPIAVYKKVELLKPLEDADYEFLFMQLLEGVAHGWQQKRVLHFLASLRNRTTETEWLGWLRRFGKRLLATPTPNYPFAREMILLGEIGCGKLGEVAREIGNQLLAREQNQQVLRFANEDIYIVKEDRGAIEAQTIESIPINESLVKLSQDPSLAKQLAKLLQIEPADTQAIFETAIDRSGAIELTTKEAEKWLNLANQQYSDRDILGAIISYDKAISIYPNYHDAWFNRGVALKDLGRYEEAILSYDRALDIQPNSDETWMNRGAALRSLGCLEDAIVSYEQALQLNPDKYQAWYNRGIALLNLGRIEEAIFSYDRALEIKPYFHQAWNNRGNALLNLERFEEALFSYDKALEIKPDKAESWNNRGTALFNLGRLDEAIFSYEKSLEIQPNFQEARQNINDTRKKYG, encoded by the coding sequence ATGCTTGGGCAGATTTGGCAAAATATCGGCAACAAGCTGTTTAGAAAGCTATTAAGATGGTTTCGGTGTTGGTTTGGATCGGGTTTTGGGTCGGGGGGAAAGGCTCCAAAACTGCAAGCTGCGCCGATCGCAGTTTACAAAAAAGTCGAACTCCTTAAACCCTTAGAAGATGCAGATTACGAGTTTCTGTTTATGCAGCTGCTCGAAGGTGTAGCGCACGGTTGGCAACAGAAGCGGGTTTTGCATTTTTTAGCTTCTTTAAGAAATCGTACCACCGAGACGGAATGGCTGGGGTGGCTGCGTCGCTTCGGCAAAAGATTGTTGGCAACACCGACACCGAATTATCCATTCGCAAGGGAGATGATTCTTTTAGGCGAAATAGGCTGCGGGAAATTAGGAGAAGTTGCACGGGAAATTGGCAATCAGCTTTTAGCGCGAGAGCAAAATCAACAAGTACTCCGATTTGCCAACGAAGATATTTATATTGTCAAAGAAGATAGGGGGGCAATAGAAGCTCAAACAATAGAATCAATCCCTATCAATGAATCGTTGGTCAAGTTGTCCCAAGACCCCAGTTTAGCCAAGCAACTTGCTAAGTTATTGCAAATTGAGCCAGCCGATACCCAAGCGATTTTTGAAACAGCGATTGATAGAAGTGGTGCGATTGAACTTACTACAAAAGAAGCCGAAAAATGGTTGAATCTAGCCAATCAGCAATATAGCGATCGCGATATTTTAGGAGCTATTATCAGCTATGACAAAGCTATATCAATCTACCCAAACTACCATGACGCCTGGTTTAACCGGGGTGTAGCGCTAAAGGATTTAGGTCGCTATGAAGAAGCTATATTAAGTTACGATCGAGCGTTGGATATCCAGCCAAACTCTGACGAAACTTGGATGAATAGGGGGGCTGCACTGAGAAGTTTGGGTTGCTTGGAAGATGCGATCGTTAGTTACGAACAAGCTTTACAATTAAATCCTGACAAATACCAAGCCTGGTACAATAGGGGAATTGCCTTACTTAATTTAGGTCGAATTGAAGAAGCCATATTTTCATACGATCGAGCTTTAGAAATAAAACCATATTTTCACCAAGCCTGGAATAATAGAGGTAATGCACTATTAAATTTAGAAAGATTTGAAGAAGCTTTATTTAGCTATGACAAAGCTTTAGAAATCAAACCTGATAAGGCAGAATCATGGAACAATAGAGGCACGGCACTATTTAACTTAGGCCGTCTTGATGAAGCAATATTCAGTTATGAAAAATCTTTAGAAATTCAACCTAATTTTCAGGAAGCTAGGCAAAATATCAACGATACTAGGAAAAAATATGGATGA